The Deltaproteobacteria bacterium genome window below encodes:
- a CDS encoding MmgE/PrpD family protein produces the protein MAKIIESLVGYMIAARKVALPPEVIQKGKSYARFQNPRVLALKERTQLIGDEEMERSGHRFRGLLEITMKDGQMLREHVIDCRGRPENPMSPEEVEKKAA, from the coding sequence GTGGCGAAGATTATCGAATCACTGGTCGGGTACATGATCGCAGCACGCAAAGTTGCGCTGCCACCCGAAGTCATCCAAAAAGGCAAGAGCTATGCGCGCTTCCAAAATCCCCGGGTTTTGGCTTTGAAAGAGAGAACCCAATTGATCGGCGATGAAGAGATGGAGCGCTCCGGTCACCGCTTCCGAGGACTATTGGAAATCACCATGAAAGACGGCCAGATGCTGCGTGAGCATGTGATCGACTGCCGGGGCCGCCCGGAAAATCCCATGAGCCCGGAAGAAGTTGAAAAGAAAGCGGCGTGA
- a CDS encoding 4,5-dihydroxyphthalate decarboxylase produces the protein MAKPKITIALSHYDRHVPFFDGTVQAEAIDLNVLIVGQSDRQRDGEDRHERMLQKGDFDVAELSLSSYLMAKSRAMPFTAIPVFPRRLFSHSQAWINVDAGIKEPKDLIGKKVGLHSFQNTLATLSKGDLQSEFDVPWRKIHWLLSKKDNIEFDPEKGVKIEQLSESANVGDMLERGEIDAMMTPHPPKPVLRGSKKIKRLFDDPKAADLRYYQKNGFFPIMHVVAFKDDVLKKYPEAAQSLFKAFGDAKRICREFYADPNWSWLAWGRQAFEEEEKLLGSDPWPYGLEQNRANLERFVGYSLDQGLMAKKMAVEELFLPLN, from the coding sequence ATGGCCAAACCAAAAATTACCATCGCCCTTTCGCACTATGACCGCCACGTGCCTTTTTTCGACGGCACGGTGCAAGCGGAAGCCATCGATCTAAACGTCCTCATCGTCGGCCAGTCGGACCGGCAGCGTGACGGCGAAGATCGCCACGAGCGCATGCTGCAAAAGGGCGACTTCGATGTCGCCGAGCTGTCGCTGTCGTCCTATCTGATGGCCAAGAGCCGCGCCATGCCGTTCACCGCGATTCCGGTTTTTCCGCGCCGCCTGTTCAGCCACTCGCAGGCATGGATCAACGTCGACGCCGGTATCAAAGAACCGAAAGATTTGATTGGCAAGAAAGTCGGCTTGCACAGTTTTCAAAATACTTTGGCAACTTTGTCCAAGGGCGATTTGCAGAGCGAGTTCGACGTCCCCTGGAGGAAGATTCACTGGCTGCTGAGCAAAAAGGACAACATCGAATTCGACCCCGAGAAGGGCGTGAAGATCGAGCAACTCTCGGAGAGCGCCAACGTCGGCGATATGTTGGAGCGGGGCGAGATCGATGCGATGATGACGCCCCATCCGCCCAAGCCGGTCTTGCGCGGTTCAAAGAAAATCAAACGTCTCTTCGATGATCCCAAAGCCGCCGATCTGCGCTACTACCAGAAGAACGGCTTTTTCCCCATCATGCACGTGGTTGCTTTTAAAGATGACGTGTTGAAGAAGTATCCCGAAGCAGCCCAGAGCTTATTCAAAGCGTTTGGCGACGCGAAGCGCATCTGCCGCGAGTTCTATGCCGACCCCAACTGGTCCTGGCTCGCCTGGGGCAGACAAGCCTTCGAAGAAGAAGAGAAGCTTTTGGGCTCCGACCCGTGGCCCTACGGTTTAGAGCAGAACCGCGCAAACCTGGAACGCTTCGTCGGCTACTCGTTGGATCAAGGCTTGATGGCCAAGAAGATGGCTGTGGAAGAGTTGTTCTTGCCGCTCAATTAA
- a CDS encoding SH3 domain-containing protein, translated as MKPSATKDPGCQQVETQLDAGSKESTHNPLAGPALADPIDRYRNLCDLLDRVTASGPIDFEPEIDRLREHINFTDAEREVVAKIFRRGFEAALQKGDQHKTWAYQRLLRRLLVGQPLDCPILGDNPYAMLSQPKDRLPGSSSEAQAIRGMFANEEGGNDRTLGELARGSAIKRSGSGPRRLFYAVAINLVAVLLWLGPLNTKIPDRANAQRHGETAPAVAIAEKSASAPPSSGTGELAIRMPLPIGERESDSKAPAREATAGGPGESRRVPEASAPATVVVSAVKTRPAKPAFPAPGTVLQAAHEIGLRSEPQHSAPKGEAIEPGARLVVIGEAGSWLKVRCEKDGSTGYVRREFVEPILPES; from the coding sequence GTGAAACCCTCGGCCACCAAAGACCCTGGTTGCCAGCAGGTGGAGACTCAGCTCGACGCAGGAAGCAAAGAGTCGACTCACAACCCGCTTGCAGGTCCCGCGCTCGCCGATCCCATCGATCGCTACCGGAACCTTTGCGACCTTTTAGACCGCGTTACCGCGTCGGGCCCGATCGATTTCGAGCCTGAGATCGATCGCCTACGTGAGCACATCAACTTTACCGATGCCGAGCGAGAAGTTGTGGCAAAAATTTTTCGCCGCGGCTTCGAGGCCGCTTTGCAAAAGGGTGATCAGCATAAAACCTGGGCGTACCAAAGGCTGCTGCGGCGCCTGTTGGTTGGCCAACCGCTGGATTGTCCGATACTAGGGGACAATCCTTACGCGATGCTCAGTCAGCCGAAGGACCGTCTTCCTGGCTCCAGCAGCGAGGCGCAGGCAATCCGAGGGATGTTTGCTAACGAGGAAGGTGGCAATGATCGGACCTTGGGCGAGCTAGCTCGCGGTAGCGCCATCAAGAGGTCGGGGTCGGGCCCGCGTCGGCTTTTCTATGCCGTGGCGATCAATCTTGTTGCCGTCTTGCTATGGCTCGGACCGCTAAACACCAAAATCCCCGACCGCGCCAACGCGCAGCGCCACGGGGAGACAGCGCCGGCTGTGGCAATAGCGGAAAAATCCGCAAGCGCGCCGCCTTCTTCAGGAACCGGCGAATTGGCGATTCGTATGCCCCTGCCGATAGGCGAGCGGGAAAGCGATAGTAAGGCACCTGCAAGGGAAGCCACAGCGGGCGGGCCGGGCGAGTCGCGCCGCGTGCCCGAAGCTTCGGCGCCGGCCACCGTTGTGGTCAGCGCCGTTAAAACTCGCCCGGCGAAACCGGCGTTTCCAGCTCCCGGCACCGTGCTACAAGCGGCCCATGAAATCGGCCTCAGGAGTGAGCCGCAACATAGTGCACCCAAGGGAGAAGCCATTGAGCCGGGAGCGCGACTGGTTGTAATCGGGGAAGCGGGAAGTTGGTTGAAAGTGCGCTGTGAAAAAGATGGCTCGACTGGCTATGTGCGCAGGGAATTCGTCGAACCGATCCTACCGGAAAGCTAA
- a CDS encoding ornithine cyclodeaminase family protein has translation MLILSNEEIESFLSIKTCIDALEKTYKSWQQGKAINRPRTDLVLPSPSEAGVYAFKSMEAGLYDPPIVAMRINSDIIRWNQTGNRIIKTKIAAAPGNKYVGVVMLFSTVTGEPLAMFPDGVVQRMRVASSSALAARFLAREDSQTMALFGSGWQAGSHVPAMCAVRPLKRINVFSPTKANREAFVKEVQARVSAEVVAVDSPAAAIHNADIIAATTNSLSRVVDPAWVKPGIHFTCVRVPELGDETIRKMDRLVIHAHQHAPENYIAGFGDEGIHAHDAIDIIKKGPEKAHEVEVEQPFWLAAPELRDLCVGKAQGRANAKESTCFLNNIGIGLQFAAVGAAVLEEAKAKGVGHQIPTDWFLETVHP, from the coding sequence ATGCTCATCCTAAGCAACGAAGAAATCGAATCGTTTCTGTCGATCAAAACCTGTATCGATGCCTTAGAAAAAACTTACAAGAGCTGGCAGCAGGGCAAGGCCATCAATCGGCCGCGCACCGATCTGGTTTTGCCCTCTCCTAGTGAAGCCGGGGTCTACGCATTTAAGTCCATGGAAGCGGGGCTTTACGATCCGCCCATCGTCGCCATGCGCATCAACTCCGACATCATTCGCTGGAATCAGACCGGCAACCGCATCATCAAAACCAAAATTGCCGCAGCGCCGGGAAACAAATATGTCGGTGTGGTGATGCTGTTTTCGACCGTCACCGGCGAGCCGTTGGCGATGTTTCCCGACGGTGTGGTGCAGCGCATGCGTGTGGCGTCGAGCAGCGCGCTGGCGGCGCGTTTCCTGGCGCGCGAAGACTCGCAGACCATGGCGCTCTTCGGATCCGGGTGGCAGGCCGGCAGTCATGTGCCGGCCATGTGCGCGGTGCGCCCGCTCAAACGCATCAACGTTTTTAGCCCGACCAAGGCCAACCGCGAAGCGTTTGTAAAAGAAGTCCAAGCGAGAGTTTCCGCCGAAGTGGTCGCGGTCGACAGTCCTGCGGCGGCGATTCACAACGCCGATATCATCGCCGCGACCACCAACTCGCTGTCGCGCGTGGTCGATCCGGCCTGGGTCAAGCCCGGCATCCACTTCACCTGTGTGCGCGTGCCGGAGTTGGGCGACGAGACCATTCGCAAGATGGACCGCTTGGTGATTCACGCCCATCAGCACGCGCCGGAAAATTACATCGCCGGCTTCGGCGACGAAGGCATCCACGCCCACGATGCCATCGACATTATTAAGAAGGGCCCGGAGAAGGCCCACGAGGTGGAAGTCGAACAACCGTTCTGGCTGGCCGCACCCGAGCTGCGCGATCTCTGCGTTGGGAAAGCGCAAGGGCGCGCCAATGCGAAAGAGTCGACCTGTTTTCTCAACAACATTGGCATTGGGCTGCAATTCGCTGCCGTCGGTGCTGCTGTGCTTGAAGAAGCAAAAGCCAAAGGCGTCGGTCATCAGATTCCCACCGATTGGTTCTTGGAAACCGTCCATCCGTAA
- a CDS encoding TIGR02450 family Trp-rich protein, with amino-acid sequence MKKATQNRPISKHFFLSKWTAVAPLDSEKHFLAKDVLHKGDATYACLLEAVHTKRLVEVDWRDLKDGRRWLRGWR; translated from the coding sequence ATGAAAAAAGCGACTCAAAACCGACCGATCTCAAAGCATTTCTTCCTGAGCAAGTGGACCGCCGTCGCTCCGCTCGATAGCGAAAAGCACTTCCTCGCCAAGGATGTGTTGCACAAAGGCGATGCTACCTACGCTTGCCTCCTGGAAGCGGTGCACACCAAACGGCTCGTCGAAGTCGATTGGCGCGACTTGAAAGACGGCCGCCGATGGTTACGAGGATGGCGTTGA
- a CDS encoding isochorismatase family protein, translated as MSYGSDQFTAEKSLFLLMDYQIGAMEMMPGIDWPSVRRNVVTLAKTANALKVPVVVTSCQEDQVQGAMMPELEDAIPDAFNGRIRRTGIINAWDDPRVLAAVRASGRLQVVMAGITFETCLIHPATSAVRQGYEVQAVMDAAGMWSAVAQRVAQRRMERGAVVLTTTHTIIAELAQDWSRAGGADVKALL; from the coding sequence ATGAGCTATGGCAGTGACCAGTTCACAGCAGAGAAATCACTATTCCTTCTGATGGACTACCAAATCGGCGCCATGGAGATGATGCCGGGAATCGATTGGCCGTCGGTACGGCGAAATGTCGTAACCCTTGCGAAGACCGCCAATGCTTTAAAAGTTCCGGTGGTTGTAACGAGTTGTCAAGAAGATCAAGTTCAAGGGGCGATGATGCCGGAGTTGGAAGACGCTATCCCTGATGCTTTCAACGGTCGGATCCGTCGGACGGGGATCATCAATGCCTGGGACGATCCGCGTGTCCTGGCAGCGGTGCGTGCCTCGGGGCGCCTTCAGGTGGTGATGGCGGGCATTACATTCGAGACTTGTCTGATTCACCCGGCGACCAGCGCGGTCCGTCAAGGCTATGAAGTCCAAGCCGTCATGGATGCCGCGGGTATGTGGTCCGCTGTGGCGCAACGGGTGGCACAACGGCGCATGGAACGCGGCGCCGTAGTCCTGACAACGACACACACAATTATCGCAGAGCTAGCGCAGGACTGGAGTCGAGCGGGAGGAGCTGACGTTAAGGCTCTTTTGTAG
- a CDS encoding SDR family oxidoreductase: MKPNERILLTGATGYVGGRLLRALESFGQPLRCLARSPERLQGRVVSSTEIVTGDCLNADSLKVAMVGIHTAYYLVHSMGDAASFEEKDKQAALNFARAAEAAGIQRIIYLGGLGEGLLSPHLRSRQEVGEILRSAKIPVLEFRASIVIGSGSLSFEIIRALVERLPVMICPRWVAMEAQPIGIEDLVAYLVLALDLPVDESRVIEIGGPDRVSYRDIMTEYARQRGLKRWMISVPVLTPRPSSLWLGLVTPVYARVGRKLIDSIRNQTVVNDPAALNLFALEPMGLHAMIERAIQNEDHEFAATRWSDALSSAGLRESWGGARLGNRIIDSRTQLVKASVESAFAPIRRIGGAHGWYYGNRLWQIRGFVDLLCGGVGTRRGRRDPEQLAVGDALDFWRVEQFEMNRKLRLRAEMKLPGRAWLEFAVEPRGYSSLIRQTAIFDPLGLGGLVYWYALYPVHKLIFGKMLRRIGTIAESGEKN, translated from the coding sequence TTGAAACCGAATGAAAGAATACTTCTAACGGGCGCGACCGGCTATGTCGGCGGGCGCTTGTTACGCGCCTTGGAGAGCTTCGGACAGCCGCTACGCTGTCTCGCGCGCAGCCCGGAGCGTTTGCAGGGCCGGGTGGTGTCCTCCACTGAAATTGTCACGGGCGATTGCTTGAATGCGGATTCCTTGAAAGTCGCAATGGTGGGAATTCATACGGCCTATTATCTGGTCCACTCGATGGGTGACGCGGCTTCGTTTGAAGAAAAGGACAAGCAGGCCGCGCTCAACTTTGCTCGCGCCGCCGAGGCCGCGGGGATTCAGCGAATTATCTATCTTGGCGGACTAGGCGAAGGTTTGCTTTCCCCTCATTTAAGAAGCCGCCAAGAGGTTGGCGAAATACTGCGCTCGGCAAAAATCCCGGTCCTCGAATTTCGCGCCTCGATCGTGATTGGCTCGGGGAGTCTTTCCTTCGAAATCATCCGCGCCTTGGTCGAACGCTTGCCGGTCATGATTTGCCCGCGCTGGGTCGCCATGGAGGCGCAGCCCATCGGCATCGAAGATCTGGTTGCTTACCTGGTCCTCGCGCTGGACTTGCCTGTCGATGAAAGTCGCGTGATCGAAATCGGCGGTCCGGACCGGGTTTCCTACCGTGACATCATGACCGAGTATGCGCGTCAGCGTGGGCTCAAGCGTTGGATGATCTCAGTGCCAGTACTGACGCCAAGACCGTCCAGTTTGTGGTTGGGCTTGGTCACCCCCGTTTATGCCCGCGTCGGCCGCAAGCTGATTGACAGCATCCGCAACCAGACGGTGGTTAACGATCCCGCGGCGCTGAATTTGTTTGCGCTCGAGCCGATGGGTTTGCACGCAATGATCGAGCGCGCCATTCAAAACGAAGACCACGAATTTGCCGCGACGCGGTGGTCCGACGCGTTGTCGTCGGCGGGTCTGCGAGAGTCCTGGGGTGGGGCGCGCCTAGGCAATCGGATTATCGATTCGAGAACACAACTTGTGAAAGCTTCTGTGGAAAGCGCCTTCGCGCCGATTCGTCGTATCGGCGGCGCGCATGGTTGGTACTATGGCAACCGGCTTTGGCAAATTAGAGGATTCGTCGATCTTCTATGCGGCGGAGTCGGAACGCGCCGCGGCCGGCGCGATCCGGAGCAGTTGGCTGTGGGTGACGCGCTCGATTTTTGGCGCGTCGAGCAGTTCGAAATGAATCGCAAGCTGCGCCTGCGCGCCGAGATGAAATTGCCCGGACGGGCGTGGCTTGAATTTGCAGTCGAGCCGCGAGGATATTCCTCGCTGATTCGGCAGACCGCGATTTTCGATCCCCTGGGGCTGGGCGGTTTGGTTTACTGGTATGCACTTTATCCTGTGCACAAGCTAATCTTTGGGAAAATGCTGCGCCGGATCGGCACCATTGCCGAGTCGGGCGAAAAAAATTAG
- a CDS encoding deoxyribodipyrimidine photolyase, translating to MAKLLDQFATDARITVRNDAALDDAGSCVLYWMQRAQRSFDNAALNCAIDAANALGKPAVVFFRLRADAHHANLRHYQFMLAGIADIVAGLRKRRVGFVLSRDPDHDIYKFCALAKPCLVISEENPLRSAEAGRRHAAGKMTVPFWTVDADVIVPTRLLGKEHYAARTIRPKIHALLPQFLKPLSNPSARQRWIPHQGVESIDPLTVSLDGMTIDRSVSAAAGLAGGESQAKKTLERFLQRRLKGYATQRNHPDIDGTSQLSPYLHFGQIGPHHVALAVREAKAPEIDRRAFLEEFIVRRELAVNFVRFNPKYDSFDASEPWADRTLRQHASDARQYVYSEKQLENAETHDPLWNAAQKQMVLTGWMHGYLRMYWAKKILEWSPSPAQAFEIAVRLNDRYELDGRDPNGYAGIAWAIVGKHDRAWGPERQVYGKIRYMSYASTSRKFDSKAYIARIAAHERGGRAEV from the coding sequence ATGGCAAAATTACTCGATCAATTTGCGACCGACGCTCGGATCACGGTTAGAAATGACGCCGCGCTCGATGACGCAGGGAGTTGCGTCCTCTATTGGATGCAGCGCGCCCAGCGCAGTTTCGATAACGCGGCGCTAAATTGCGCCATCGATGCCGCCAACGCGCTAGGCAAGCCAGCGGTGGTATTCTTTCGCCTGCGCGCCGATGCGCACCACGCCAACTTGCGCCATTACCAGTTCATGCTCGCGGGGATCGCCGACATCGTTGCGGGATTGCGAAAACGGCGAGTCGGCTTCGTCCTCAGTCGTGATCCGGACCATGATATTTATAAGTTCTGTGCGCTCGCTAAACCTTGCCTGGTGATCAGCGAAGAGAACCCCTTGCGCAGCGCGGAAGCCGGCAGGCGCCATGCGGCGGGCAAGATGACGGTGCCATTCTGGACCGTCGATGCCGATGTGATCGTGCCGACTCGACTGCTGGGCAAGGAACACTACGCGGCACGCACGATTCGGCCGAAAATACACGCGCTGTTGCCGCAATTTCTGAAGCCGCTCTCTAATCCATCGGCCCGACAGCGTTGGATTCCACACCAAGGAGTCGAGTCCATAGATCCACTGACGGTTTCACTCGACGGCATGACGATCGATCGCTCGGTCTCGGCGGCGGCAGGTTTGGCCGGCGGCGAGTCTCAGGCGAAAAAAACGCTAGAGCGATTCCTGCAGCGGCGGCTCAAGGGCTACGCGACCCAGCGCAACCATCCCGACATCGACGGCACGAGCCAGTTATCCCCCTATCTTCATTTCGGCCAGATCGGGCCGCATCATGTGGCTCTGGCGGTACGCGAAGCCAAGGCGCCCGAAATCGATCGCAGGGCGTTTCTCGAAGAATTCATCGTGCGGCGCGAGCTGGCGGTCAACTTCGTTCGTTTCAATCCAAAGTATGACAGCTTCGATGCGAGCGAGCCGTGGGCCGATCGGACTTTGCGCCAGCATGCGAGCGACGCGCGACAATACGTTTATTCAGAAAAGCAGCTGGAAAACGCCGAGACACACGATCCGCTCTGGAATGCGGCGCAAAAGCAGATGGTGTTAACCGGCTGGATGCATGGCTACCTGCGCATGTACTGGGCGAAAAAAATTCTTGAATGGAGCCCATCGCCGGCGCAAGCATTCGAAATCGCGGTGCGCCTCAACGACCGCTACGAGTTGGATGGCCGCGATCCCAACGGCTACGCTGGTATCGCCTGGGCCATTGTTGGGAAACATGACCGAGCGTGGGGACCGGAACGGCAGGTGTACGGCAAGATTCGCTACATGTCCTACGCCAGCACTTCGCGCAAATTCGACAGCAAGGCCTATATCGCGCGTATCGCCGCGCACGAAAGAGGGGGGAGGGCGGAAGTCTAG
- a CDS encoding FAD-dependent oxidoreductase — protein MSVSSPSGRPRVAIIGAGISGLGCAWRLQDRCEVTIYEKDARLGGHAHTVDAGAARVDTGFIVFNERTYPRFTRLLKELGVPSRPTTMGLSVRDDAAGLEYCRETLRTVFSQLRNLVRPSFWRMLRESLRFNRLAARIAQATSSEGESLSQFLAREGFSETFARHYLHPLVASIWSADRAAVDEMPIEFVARFFENHGFLKFRKQPPWRVVEGGSSTYVRALASRLKATILPGCAVQSVRRLANCIEVRTERGSVEHHDFVVFATHSDETLAMLSDPSPEERSILGAIRYGNNTVTLHTDTSVLPRNRLAWASWNYWLAADRPEGLITYHMNTVQEFDSEVEYLVSLNAQSSGVFFAPSKILCTIEYRHPIFDAAARAAQKERMEIFGRRRTYYCGAYWSNGFHEDGLRSAEEASEALLKELDHEHDDRLPGHTAPDPVVRPLQKFRASQVG, from the coding sequence ATGAGCGTATCTTCGCCGAGTGGCCGCCCCCGAGTCGCGATCATCGGAGCCGGAATCTCCGGCTTGGGCTGCGCGTGGCGCCTTCAAGACCGCTGCGAGGTCACGATCTACGAGAAGGATGCGCGCCTCGGCGGCCACGCACACACGGTGGACGCGGGAGCGGCACGCGTGGACACCGGGTTCATCGTCTTCAACGAGCGGACCTATCCACGCTTCACTCGCCTACTCAAGGAACTCGGCGTGCCTTCCCGCCCAACCACGATGGGGTTGAGCGTGAGGGACGACGCGGCGGGGCTCGAATATTGCCGAGAGACCCTGCGCACCGTCTTCAGCCAACTGCGCAACCTGGTGCGACCCTCTTTTTGGAGGATGCTTAGAGAGTCGCTGCGCTTCAACCGACTGGCGGCTCGCATTGCCCAAGCGACTTCCTCCGAAGGCGAATCATTGTCACAGTTCTTGGCTCGCGAAGGATTCTCCGAAACCTTCGCCCGCCACTATCTGCATCCGTTAGTGGCCTCGATTTGGTCAGCTGACCGCGCGGCCGTTGACGAGATGCCCATCGAGTTCGTCGCCCGCTTCTTCGAAAACCATGGTTTCTTAAAGTTCCGCAAACAACCACCTTGGCGGGTCGTCGAAGGAGGTTCGAGCACCTACGTGCGAGCCTTGGCTTCTCGGCTGAAAGCCACGATCCTACCTGGCTGCGCCGTTCAGTCGGTGAGGCGCCTAGCGAACTGCATCGAAGTCCGAACCGAGCGAGGTTCCGTTGAGCATCACGACTTCGTCGTTTTCGCCACCCATAGCGACGAGACCCTGGCCATGCTGTCGGATCCATCGCCCGAGGAGCGGTCAATCCTTGGCGCCATCCGTTACGGGAACAACACGGTGACATTGCACACGGACACCTCGGTCCTGCCGCGCAACCGTTTGGCTTGGGCGAGCTGGAATTACTGGCTTGCCGCCGATCGCCCGGAAGGGCTGATCACCTACCACATGAATACGGTCCAAGAGTTCGACAGCGAGGTCGAATACTTGGTAAGCCTCAACGCCCAGAGTTCGGGTGTGTTCTTCGCCCCCTCCAAGATCCTCTGCACGATCGAATACCGGCATCCCATTTTCGACGCCGCTGCGCGCGCGGCTCAGAAGGAGCGCATGGAGATCTTCGGTCGAAGGAGAACTTACTACTGCGGCGCTTATTGGAGCAATGGATTTCACGAAGACGGGCTTCGGAGCGCCGAAGAGGCTTCGGAAGCACTCTTGAAGGAACTGGACCATGAACACGACGATCGCCTACCTGGACATACCGCGCCCGACCCGGTTGTCAGGCCTCTGCAGAAGTTTCGTGCATCGCAGGTTGGCTAA